A DNA window from Daucus carota subsp. sativus chromosome 3, DH1 v3.0, whole genome shotgun sequence contains the following coding sequences:
- the LOC108212725 gene encoding LRR receptor-like serine/threonine-protein kinase EFR: protein MVPPSLYNSSSMIGLGLNDNLLKGMLPSDFGSTLPKLEMFYAANNTFTGPIPPSLANAAKITAFEIQGNSITRPIPNHFGSLANLRVLGLGDNPLGDNVHPNDWSFFNSLVNCTNLKALRLFNMGLRGELPNSIVNLSTTMDELYLNENQISGSIPREIGKLVNLAILSLAYNNLTGSLPSSIGSLKHLVILSLSYNKFTGDIPPTLGGCVMLEGLYLEGNLLQGSIPSSFEVLRSLAFVDMSNNNISGSIPSFFDEFHLIIFLDLSHNKFEGEVSKQGIFSNFSAFSIIENSELCGGIEALHLPACPVKVLRNKKKAFVLRKILIPVLPLLAMLLACLALILYRRQKSRKLNEPVPLMEDNQYLKLSYQDLLQA from the exons ATGGTTCCGCCTTCACTTTACAACAGTTCATCCATGATTGGTCTTGGTCTAAACGATAACTTGTTAAAAGGCATGCTTCCATCAGATTTCGGCTCAACCCTTCCCAAGCTGGAAATGTTCTATGCTGCAAATAACACTTTTACAGGCCCAATTCCACCGTCATTAGCTAATGCCGCCAAGATAACTGCCTTTGAAATCCAGGGAAACAGTATTACTAGGCCTATACCAAACCATTTTGGGAGCCTCGCTAATCTTCGAGTGCTAGGCCTGGGTGATAATCCACTTGGTGACAATGTGCATCCTAATGATTGGAGCTTTTTCAATTCTTTGGTTAATTGTACTAATCTAAAAGCGCTCCGATTATTCAACATGGGTTTAAGAGGGGAGCTCCCAAATTCCATTGTAAATCTCTCCACCACCATGGATGAGCTGTATCTGAATGAAAACCAGATATCTGGAAGCATACCTCGTGAAATTGGAAAACTTGTGAACTTGGCAATACTATCTTTGGCTTACAATAACTTAACAG GATCCTTACCTTCTTCTATTGGAAGTTTGAAACATTTGGTTATTTTATCTCTTTCTTACAACAAATTTACAGGAGATATACCACCAACTCTTGGTGGTTGTGTGATGTTGGAGGGACTATATCTAGAAGGAAACCTTTTACAAGGTAGTATTCCATCTTCTTTCGAAGTTTTAAGAAGTCTTGCATTTGTAGATATGTCGAACAATAATATCTCCGGCAGTATTCCAAGCTTTTTTGATGAGTTTCATCTAATTATATTCCTTGACTTGTCGCACAACAAGTTTGAAGGTGAAGTGTCAAAACAAGGtatcttttcaaattttagtgCTTTTTCGATCATTGAAAATTCAGAGCTTTGTGGAGGTATTGAAGCATTGCATTTGCCTGCTTGTCCCGTAAAAGTCTTGAGGAATAAGAAAAAAGCATTTGTCCTGAGAAAAATACTAATTCCAGTTCTTCCACTCCTTGCTATGTTGTTAGCATGTCTTGCCTTAATTTTATATCGACGTCAAAAGTCCAGAAAGTTGAATGAACCTGTCCCACTAATGGAGGACAACCAATATCTCAAACTTTCATACCAAGACCTTTTACAGGCTTAA